A DNA window from Canis lupus dingo isolate Sandy chromosome 2, ASM325472v2, whole genome shotgun sequence contains the following coding sequences:
- the GJD4 gene encoding gap junction delta-4 protein — MERLDLLGFLLITFNCNVTIVGKIWLIFAILLRMVVLLSAGAPVYQDEQERFVCNTLQPGCANVCYDAFSPVSQLRFWLLQSLAALLPSALFCAYVLHRGAALAARGLGLGGRDAGGPRDLPVPDLSRGYVVHLSLRVLTEAAFGASHYLLFGLAVPARVPCAQPPCSGVVDCYVSRPTEKALLALLMGAASALSLLLSAADLLCSVRGRGAAAPRPAARRPARKVGVGVRTAWTRAPGDADALGPGARGDPTERPWEQRPGAVALGARDPSDTDLAQRASPDDPVLWARRPGARRLRGRPAGPGPGVRRAASAGPGGESPRGALAWGCPPACRQWRGARFTPPLPLMKSMVTELSRHTAHLTAS, encoded by the exons ATGGAACGCTTGGACCTGCTGGGGTTCCTTCTCATCACCTTCAACTGCAACGTGACCATTGTGG GGAAGATCTGGCTCATCTTCGCGATCCTGCTGCGGATGGTGGTGCTGCTGTCGGCGGGCGCCCCGGTGTACCAGGACGAGCAGGAGCGCTTCGTGTGCAACACGCTGCAGCCGGGATGCGCCAACGTGTGCTACGACGCTTTCTCCCCGGTGTCGCAGCTGCGGTTCTGGCTGCTGCAGAGCCtggccgccctcctcccctccgcgCTCTTCTGCGCCTACGTGCTGCACCGGGGCGCCGCGCTGGCCGCCCGCGGGCTGGGGCTCGGCGGCCGGGACGCCGGGGGCCCGCGCGACCTGCCGGTGCCGGACTTGTCCCGCGGCTACGTGGTCCACCTGTCGCTGCGCGTGCTGACCGAAGCGGCTTTCGGCGCCTCGCACTACCTGCTCTTCGGGCTCGCGGTCCCAGCCAGGGTCCCGTGCGCGCAGCCGCCCTGCAGCGGCGTGGTGGACTGCTACGTGTCCCGGCCCACCGAGAAGGCCCTGCTGGCGCTGCTCATGGGCGCGGCCAGCGCGCTCTCGCTGCTGCTCAGCGCCGCCGACCTCCTGTGCAGCGTGCGCGGCAGG GGGGCAGCGGCCCCCCGACCCGCTGCCCGGCGCCCGGCGCGCAAAGTCGGAGTGGGTGTGAGGACCGCGTGGACGCGGGCGCCCGGAGACGCCGACGCGCTGGGGCCGGGCGCGCGGGGCGACCCCACGGAGCGGCCCTGGGAGCAGCGGCCGGGAGCAGTGGCGCTGGGGGCGCGCGACCCGTCGGACACAGACCTGGCCCAGAGGGCTTCCCCGGACGACCCTGTGCTTTGGGCACGGCGGCCGGGAGCCCGGAGACTGCGAGGACGCCCCGCGGGCCCCGGACCTGGGGTGCGCCGTGCGGCGtccgcggggcccgggggcgaGTCGCCACGGGGGGCTTTGGCCTGGGGGTGCCCTCCCGCGTGTCGTCAGTGGAGGGGCGCCCGCTtcaccccgcccctgcccctcatGAAGTCGATGGTGACTGAGTTGTCGCGTCACACCGCGCACCTCACAGCGTCGTAG